The nucleotide sequence AGCGCGTGCCCGCCGGCCACCACCTGAGCGTCTGCGGCACGATCCTCGCCGGCCGTCACCCGCACACCGGGGAGCCGGTCATCCTCGTCGAGCCGCAGGCGGGCGGCTGGGGCGCGGGGCGCGACAAGGACGGGGAGAACGGCATGGTCCCGGTCGGCGACGGCGAGACCTACTCCATCCCCGCCGAGATCCTCGAGGCCCGCTACGGCTTCGAGGTGCAGGCGTACACGCTGGACATCGTCCGCGGCGGCGCCGGCAGACGGCGTGGCGGCCGCGGGATCCTGAAGCAGTTGCGCATGAAGGCGGGGCCGGTGCTCCTGAGCGCGTCCTTCGGCCGGTACAAGGTGGCGCCGTGGGGCGTGGCCCGCGGGCGCGACGGCTCGCCGAACATGATCGAGATCGAGTACGCCGACGGTCGGCCGCCGCTGCGCGTGGGCAAGATCGCGCGCCATGTGCTTCAGGCGGGCGACGTCGTCCGCTTCCGCACCGGCACCGGCGGCGGCTACGGCGACCCGCGGGAGCGCGAGCGGGAGCGCGTCGCCGCGGACCTGGAGAACGGCTACATCACGGTCGAGGAGGCCGTGGAGGACTACGGCTGGGACCGCGCGGAGGCGGAGCGGCACTACCGGCCGTGAAGGGCCACGTGTGGATTTCTTGGATTGGGTGATGCACCGCGATGAGGATCGGCATCGACGTCGGGGGGACGAACACGGACGCCGTCGCCATCGAAGGCGGCCGCGTGCTCAAGGCCGTCAAGACCCCGACCACGAAGGACGTCGGCGACGGCATCCGCAAGGCGCTGGCGGAACTGCTCGACGGCCTCGACCGGAGCGCCGTCACCGCCGTCATGCTCGGCACGACGCACTTCGCGAACGCGGTCGTGGAGCGGCGCCGGCTCACGCCCACCGCGGCCGTGCGCCTCTGCCTGCCGGCGGGCGCCTCGCTGCCGCCCATGTGCGACTGGCCGCGCGACCTGCGCGAGATCGTGGACGCGGGCGTCTACCTGACGACCGGCGGACTCG is from Clostridia bacterium and encodes:
- a CDS encoding hydantoinase B/oxoprolinase family protein, whose amino-acid sequence is ALLPPDLPANEGVFAPLEIVCPPGTVFTAERPSPVSTYWEASDHATDLVLKALAAAIPERVPAGHHLSVCGTILAGRHPHTGEPVILVEPQAGGWGAGRDKDGENGMVPVGDGETYSIPAEILEARYGFEVQAYTLDIVRGGAGRRRGGRGILKQLRMKAGPVLLSASFGRYKVAPWGVARGRDGSPNMIEIEYADGRPPLRVGKIARHVLQAGDVVRFRTGTGGGYGDPRERERERVAADLENGYITVEEAVEDYGWDRAEAERHYRP